CTATATACTCTAAAATATTAGACCCACAATATGCTATTCTTTGATTGTGGACGGTGGTTTGATTTCAGCTTTTAATTTTCatttctcatcttttcaaacCCGATCAATTTGTTTACTATTCATCCATGTACACAATATACTCATCTTAGGAGTTTACAgctgtttttctttctttagtCAACGTAGAATACATTGTCGTTTTTGCTGTGTTGTAACTGtctcaattttttttttttttttttggtcCTCGAGTACCCCACATTTTGACTATTGTGGGGTACTATATAGCAATGCTTATATCTGAATCTTTTTATTTGCCCGACTTACTTAGCTGCATATTGGAGATATGAATTAAACTACCTGCCAGTTTTACTCCTCACCTATTTCAATTTTCACATGAAGGAGAGTTTGACCGAAAAAGGGACATCATGTCATTCTATGTATTCTTGAATGCAGACTAAAGGCTCTTGGCCTCTAGTATAAAGAGAGGATAAACTGGCGTAGCGTAAAACCAATTTGCTTGCAATACTTCCTTCATTTGTTCAAaatcatctcttcttcggtATGACTTCTACCGTACTTCCTGGTTCCAAGGAACCTAATCCTTCCAGAATGATCTGGTCAGAAAGATTGAGAACCGATTTCGACCTGAATAAAATGCatgaatttcttgaaggctCCTTTCAAGAAAGCCTAGAGACGCTAAGGATTATGcaacaacttgaaagagatCCTATTTTGAAAACAAACCAAGAATACTACGAATATGATAAACTCGACCATCGTGAGCAAACCGCACTAAAAATTGCACGCATGGCTCAGTATATCGAAACAGATGCTCCTGATTTCCAGACCTTCCAGTCTAGATTGAATCTTATCGCCATCGTTGATCCTCAGTTGGGTACCCGTATCGGTGTTCATCTTGGTTTATTTCTTGGTGCTATTCATGGAAATGGAACCGATAGTCAGTATAAATACTGGGCATACGAAAGAGGTGCCATCTACCTAAAGGATATCTATGGATGTTTTGCAATGACTGAGTTGGCCCATGGTTCCAATGTTGCAGGACTTGAAACGACTGCGACTTAcaacaaggaaaagagaacatTCGTTATCAATACTCCCCATATTGGAGCCACTAAATGGTGGATTGGGGGTGCCGCTCATTCGGCTACTCATACCGTTTGTTTTGCCAGATTAATCGTAGACGGAAAAGATTACGGTGTCAAGACTTTTGTAGTTCCATTGAGAGATAGTCATCATGATCTTCACAATGGTATTTCTATTGGTGACATCGGTCAAAAGATGGGTAGAGATGGTATTGATAATGGTTGGATTCAGTTCACCGATGTTGAAATCCCTAAGGAGTACATGCTTACAAAATATGCAACtgttgatgacgatggtACTGTACTGGAACCTCCTTTGGCACAGCTTGCCTATGGAGCTTTACTCGGGGGAAGAGTTACTATGGTGACTGATTCCTTCAGGACTAGTGAGAGGTTCATTACAATCGCATTAAGATATGCCGTTGCAAGAAGACAGTTTAAGACTGGTGGAAGAAAAGTTGAGAATCAACTCATAAACTATCCacttcatcaaagaagactTTTGCCGAATTTGGCTTGGACATATGCCATGAGTATTGCCTCACATCAGATCCAGGCCGACTACAAGCAGGTGCTCAAATCGTTAGATGAGGGTGTTAATACTGAGGATTTCAAATCACTCAGTACTGTCATAGACAGCTTAAAAGGAATATTTGCTgattctgcttctttgaagtcgACTTGTACCTGGAAATGTCTATCGCTAATTGATGAATGCAGACAGTCTTGTGGTGGTCACGGTTATTCTGCATATAGTGGTTTTGCCAAAGGATATGTTGATCATGCCGTTCAATGTACCTGGGAAGGTGATAACAACATTTTGGCTCAAAATAGTGGCCGTATTACCATTCAGAAGGTAATCAAGTTCATCAAAAACGGTAAAGAGCCAACTGGTAATTATTCTTTCCTCCTTGATGCATCCAAAGAGGGTGAATTGTTGACATCTGATAATTTGTTAAATTTGGATGACTTGGTGAAGGCTTTCGACTCTTTGATTCTAAGATTGTCCTTAAATGGTATTGCTAAACTCAAAGAAAACGGTCATGACTGGGATGCAATTGCTTCCGAGAAATTGTCACTTTCAAAATTATACGCCGTCAGATATATGCTCTCTAAGTGGTGTTTCAAGCTCAAAAATGATCACGCCAGTAGCTCTAGCCAAGACGGTAGTATTTCCAAGCATTTGGTTAAACTTGCACTTTTGTTTGCACTATCCAACATTGAAGCTTTTGGTAACAGATTTTTGGAATTTAAAGTGTTGTCTCCCGACTCCTATAAAGAGTTAGAAAAGGTTATTGAACAAGTTCTGTCTGATATCAGACCTCAGGTTATCGGCTTGACAGACGCATTCAAATTAAgtgacttcttcattaacTCCGTTTTGGGCTCCTACAACGGTGACGTCTACAATGATTATATAAACACTGTGAACTCGCTCAACGATCCTTCGGTTACCAAGGCTCCCTATTCGTCCGCTCTAGAATATATGCTCAACCGTGGATCTCTGGATGCAAGAGACAAGCATGAAAGAAGCGACTCAGTCCTAAAGAAGTTATCTTCATAGACAGAATTGCTGTGTTTTGAGGCCTCTTGTGGCTTGTTCACAACCGTTTTCCTTATacctttttatttttagCCCCTTTTTACGTATGTTTCTAATTGGGATATTTCTAGTTCTAATATTAGTATCAAGCCCGTTTTTCGATTTCACTGGGCTCTCCTGGCTTGTTTGACAGCATCCGCATTGATATACATCAAGTTGCTTAAGGATGTCCGATCTTATTGATGCAGAAAATTTTGATCTATACCAGCCACCGAGTAGTCGTTATGACTTCCCAACCTGATCTTAAATTAGAAGTATTGATAAATTTCCTTGTTAGGAAATTTTCACGCCtggccaaaaaaaattatgtCTCATCATGCATGTTCTTCGCTCGCCTAACAGTGCATATTAAACTATTAGGGATGTAAACCAGCCCTCCTCAGAAAACTTCTAAGATTAGTATCAGGGGGCTGACTTTGAATTTTCCAAATCAATAGAAGGATCCAATAAATCAAGAGGGCTGATGAAGGTAGTTTCCCTTTAGAGCAAAAAAGGATCCCCAGAAATCAGTTGGCTGGGTAATGGATCCTTTCTTGATCTATTCTTTGAAAGGTTATAAAAGGGAGTACACTTCCTAGCCAAATCAAACAATTGTAAAACAACAAGTTCTATTCCCTTTACCaaaattcaaagaaatctgtGATACtacaaaacaaaaaatgaaagCATCATATTCCGTTCTTTGTGCCGCTCTTCTTGCAGTTAAAGCTTCTGCCGCTTACGTTCCTTCCGAACCATGGACTACATTGACGCCTACATCTATAATTGGTAAAACTACTGATTATGCTGGTCCATTTGGCATCTACGTTGCTTCAATCTCTAACCAGACCACTTCTACTACAAAGTCTGGCAATTCATCTGTTAGTTACTCTACATCTGCTGCTCCCGTGTCTCAAATAACGGACGGTCAGATCCAGGCAACTACGGCAACAGCTCAGGTTGTCTCTCAGATTGGAGACGGCCAAATTCAGGCTACCACTGCTACCAAGCAGGTTGTGTCTCAAATTGGAGACGGCCAAATTCAGGCTACCACTGCTACCAAGCAGGTTGTGTCTCAAATTGGGGACGGCCAAATTCAGGCTACCACTGCTACCAAGCAAGTTATTTCTCAAATTGCTGATGGTCAAATTCAGGCCACCACCTCGACTAAAACCAAATCTGTTGTTTCTCAGATTACTGATGGTCAAATACAAGCAACCGCTACTGctaagaaggaaaaggaaaagagagacGCTACAGCAGTTACCCAGGTGGGTTGCAAGAGTGGTGAAGCTTTGACCATGTCTTTGAAAGATTCTATATTGACTGACTCTGCAGGAAGAATAGGTTCCATCGTTGCCAATCAACAATTCCAATTCGATGGCCCACCTCCTCAAGCCGGTGCCATTTATGCTGCTGGTTGGTCCATTACTGATGACGGTAAGTTGGCCATTGGTACAACCACTACTTTCTACCAGTGTCTTTCTGGTGGATTTTACAACTTGTACGACAAATCTATCGGAGCACAGTGCGCTCCAGTTAATCTTTACATTGTTGATCTAGTCGACTGTTAAGCATGCATCTAAACAACTTCCAGCATCTCAAAATGTACATTAGTCTCTCATTTTTTCATTACCATATTTAT
The sequence above is a segment of the Brettanomyces nanus chromosome 4, complete sequence genome. Coding sequences within it:
- a CDS encoding uncharacterized protein (EggNog:ENOG41), translated to MKASYSVLCAALLAVKASAAYVPSEPWTTLTPTSIIGKTTDYAGPFGIYVASISNQTTSTTKSGNSSVSYSTSAAPVSQITDGQIQATTATAQVVSQIGDGQIQATTATKQVVSQIGDGQIQATTATKQVVSQIGDGQIQATTATKQVISQIADGQIQATTSTKTKSVVSQITDGQIQATATAKKEKEKRDATAVTQVGCKSGEALTMSLKDSILTDSAGRIGSIVANQQFQFDGPPPQAGAIYAAGWSITDDGKLAIGTTTTFYQCLSGGFYNLYDKSIGAQCAPVNLYIVDLVDC